One stretch of Pseudomonas azotoformans DNA includes these proteins:
- a CDS encoding SphA family protein yields the protein MNPTTRVLSLLTLLPLATVQADDGGISFWLPGQFGALAAAPTTPGWSLPLVYYHVNASDGRHSATPRGGRTVVGLDAKADLLFASPTYTFETPVLGGAQAAISAVAAVGRSEASIDATVTGPRGRSFSGGTDDALKGASDLYLLGTLKWNHGVHNFMAYSMGNLPVGAYDPDRLVNIGLGHAALDAGGGYTFFDKTNEFSAVAGVTYNWENKDTHYQNGIDAHIDLSASHFFTAQTHAGLVGYYFRQVTGDSGSGAVLGDFKSRVAGIGPQAGHFFKVGDELWYANIKGYYEFDAKNRPDGWNMWLSLVIPLADKG from the coding sequence ATGAACCCGACGACTCGCGTTTTGAGCCTGCTCACCCTGCTCCCCCTGGCGACGGTACAGGCCGACGACGGCGGTATCAGCTTCTGGCTGCCCGGCCAGTTCGGTGCCCTTGCCGCTGCGCCGACCACCCCCGGCTGGAGCCTGCCGCTGGTGTATTACCATGTGAATGCCAGCGACGGCAGGCACTCGGCCACACCGCGTGGTGGACGCACGGTGGTGGGCCTGGATGCCAAGGCCGACCTGCTGTTCGCCAGCCCCACCTACACCTTCGAAACCCCGGTGCTCGGCGGTGCCCAGGCGGCGATCTCGGCGGTGGCAGCCGTGGGGCGTTCTGAGGCGAGTATCGATGCCACCGTGACCGGTCCACGTGGACGTTCGTTTTCCGGTGGCACCGACGATGCCCTCAAAGGCGCCAGCGATCTGTATCTGCTCGGCACCCTGAAGTGGAACCACGGCGTGCACAATTTCATGGCGTACTCCATGGGCAACCTGCCGGTGGGCGCCTACGACCCGGATCGCCTAGTGAACATCGGCCTGGGCCATGCCGCCCTGGATGCCGGCGGGGGCTACACCTTTTTCGACAAGACCAACGAGTTCTCCGCCGTGGCCGGCGTGACCTACAACTGGGAAAACAAAGACACCCACTACCAGAACGGCATCGACGCGCACATCGACCTCAGCGCCTCGCACTTCTTCACCGCGCAAACCCACGCGGGCCTGGTGGGCTACTACTTCCGGCAGGTCACTGGCGACAGCGGCAGCGGCGCAGTGCTGGGCGACTTCAAATCCCGCGTGGCCGGGATCGGCCCCCAGGCCGGGCACTTCTTCAAGGTGGGCGATGAATTGTGGTACGCCAACATCAAGGGTTACTACGAGTTCGACGCGAAGAACCGTCCGGACGGCTGGAACATGTGGCTGTCCCTGGTCATTCCGCTGGCCGATAAAGGCTGA
- a CDS encoding apurinic/apyrimidinic endonuclease family protein has product MTHPRIGFACQYKHPERLLSASAQKLIEGPFNPRTTTLRWMDSVTPQVARNKLVEVVTHNLAAQLRLLAYVAELPSTLRMLRLSSDLLPFYSHPKVASVYQDPAIERQLVEGFAAIGELARASDIRLSFHPGQYCVLGSENPGVVENSLAEFEYHADMIRMMGYGRRFQDLKCNVHIAGRLGVEGTRAVWSRLSEVARNCITFENDEKTYGLDHCLEVADLAPVVLDIHHCWINENDYIDPHSERVARVIESWRGVRPTMHYSQPQESLQELGFDAEHKLEMDALLQVVSKRDLYAHSAQMWNRWTNDYALQFLDRFDIMLEAKDKNVAALAFYEHWKRHSD; this is encoded by the coding sequence ATGACTCACCCTCGCATTGGCTTCGCGTGCCAATACAAACATCCCGAACGGCTATTGTCGGCCAGCGCCCAAAAGCTGATCGAAGGCCCGTTCAACCCGCGCACCACCACGTTGCGCTGGATGGACAGCGTCACCCCGCAGGTGGCCCGGAACAAACTGGTGGAAGTGGTCACGCACAACCTGGCCGCCCAATTGCGCCTGTTGGCGTATGTCGCCGAACTGCCGTCGACCTTGCGCATGCTGCGCTTGAGCAGCGATCTGTTGCCGTTCTACAGCCATCCCAAAGTGGCCAGCGTCTACCAAGACCCGGCTATCGAGCGTCAATTGGTCGAGGGGTTTGCCGCCATCGGCGAGCTGGCCCGCGCCTCGGATATTCGCCTGTCATTCCATCCTGGCCAGTATTGTGTGCTCGGCTCGGAAAACCCCGGCGTGGTGGAAAACAGCCTGGCCGAGTTCGAATACCACGCCGACATGATCCGCATGATGGGCTATGGCCGGCGTTTCCAGGACCTCAAGTGCAACGTGCATATCGCCGGCCGCCTCGGTGTGGAAGGCACCCGCGCCGTGTGGTCGCGCCTGTCGGAGGTGGCACGCAACTGCATCACGTTCGAGAACGACGAAAAGACCTATGGCCTGGACCATTGCCTGGAAGTCGCCGACCTGGCACCGGTGGTCCTGGACATCCACCACTGCTGGATCAACGAGAACGACTACATCGACCCCCACTCCGAGCGGGTCGCCCGGGTGATTGAAAGCTGGCGTGGCGTGCGCCCGACCATGCACTACTCCCAACCCCAGGAGAGCCTGCAGGAACTGGGCTTCGACGCCGAGCACAAACTGGAAATGGACGCGCTGTTGCAGGTGGTGTCCAAGCGCGACCTCTACGCCCACAGCGCACAGATGTGGAACCGCTGGACCAACGATTATGCGCTGCAGTTTCTCGACCGCTTCGACATCATGCTCGAAGCCAAGGACAAGAATGTCGCGGCCCTGGCGTTCTACGAGCACTGGAAACGGCATAGCGACTGA
- a CDS encoding DUF2231 domain-containing protein — translation MTTLPAYRYTPGPLHATLLAGTVPLFLGVLLSDIAYTQTYQIQWANFASWLIAGALVFAGFAFLFALVNLLRAERKAGQPTRYVLLLLATWVLGLVNAFQHAKDAYASMPGGLILSAIVLLLTLAATWTGLRAGGVK, via the coding sequence ATGACTACCCTCCCCGCCTACCGTTACACCCCCGGGCCGCTGCATGCGACCTTGCTCGCCGGCACCGTGCCGTTGTTTCTGGGTGTCTTGCTCAGCGACATTGCCTACACCCAGACCTACCAGATTCAGTGGGCCAACTTCGCTTCCTGGCTGATTGCCGGCGCGTTGGTGTTCGCCGGTTTCGCGTTTCTGTTCGCGCTGGTCAACCTGCTGCGCGCCGAGCGCAAGGCCGGGCAACCCACGCGTTATGTACTGCTGCTGTTGGCCACCTGGGTACTGGGCCTGGTCAATGCCTTCCAGCATGCTAAAGACGCCTACGCCTCGATGCCCGGCGGCCTGATCCTGTCGGCCATTGTCTTGCTGCTGACGCTGGCGGCCACCTGGACCGGCCTGCGTGCGGGAGGTGTTAAATGA
- a CDS encoding PQQ-dependent sugar dehydrogenase, translating to MKASNTLTLLSAALLLTACGGEGDKTQARGPDPKLPEQQSSLLPSMKIAEPAPWGEQKPKVPDGYSVTAIATDLAIPRQTLVLPNGDILVAEGRGGSAAKLKPKDVIASLIKAEGNTKVKSGNRLTLLRDADGDGTYELKTVFADNLNAPYGLAFANGKLYVANQDALVSFDYADGQTKASGPPSKVTDLPAQINHHWTKSLAVSADGSQLYVGIGSNSNVTERGMEVEIDRAMVWQIDAATGAHKPYATGLRNPTALTIQPDTGQLWTVVNERDELGPDLVPDYLTSVREGAFYGWPYSYWGQNVDPRAQPQNPAKVAAAIKPDYSLGSHVAALGVDFSIPQMGEQFADGVFVGEHGSWNRDNPVGYKVIFVPFSNGKPSGEPIDFATGFRGDDGKTRGRPVGVTVDPKGALIIADDLANTVWRVTRNQ from the coding sequence ATGAAAGCATCCAACACATTGACGCTATTGAGCGCCGCCCTGCTGCTAACCGCCTGCGGTGGTGAAGGCGACAAGACCCAGGCCCGTGGCCCCGACCCCAAGTTGCCGGAACAGCAAAGCAGCCTGTTGCCGAGCATGAAGATCGCCGAGCCCGCGCCCTGGGGCGAGCAGAAACCCAAGGTGCCAGACGGTTACAGCGTCACCGCGATTGCCACCGACCTGGCCATCCCGCGCCAGACCCTGGTGCTGCCCAACGGCGACATCCTGGTTGCCGAAGGCCGTGGCGGCAGTGCGGCCAAGCTCAAGCCCAAGGATGTGATCGCCAGCCTGATCAAGGCCGAGGGCAACACCAAGGTCAAGAGCGGCAACCGCCTGACCCTGCTGCGCGACGCCGATGGCGACGGCACCTACGAACTGAAGACCGTGTTCGCCGACAACCTCAACGCGCCGTATGGCCTGGCATTCGCCAACGGCAAACTCTACGTGGCCAACCAGGACGCACTGGTGAGCTTCGACTACGCCGACGGCCAGACCAAAGCCAGCGGCCCGCCGAGCAAAGTCACTGACCTGCCGGCGCAGATCAACCATCACTGGACCAAATCCCTGGCCGTGAGCGCCGATGGCAGCCAGCTGTACGTGGGCATCGGCTCCAACAGCAACGTCACCGAACGCGGCATGGAAGTCGAGATCGACCGCGCGATGGTCTGGCAGATCGACGCCGCCACCGGTGCGCACAAACCCTACGCCACCGGCCTGCGCAACCCCACGGCACTGACCATCCAGCCGGACACCGGGCAACTGTGGACAGTGGTCAACGAGCGCGACGAACTCGGTCCGGACCTGGTGCCGGACTACCTGACCTCGGTGCGTGAAGGCGCGTTCTACGGCTGGCCCTACAGCTACTGGGGCCAAAACGTCGACCCGCGCGCCCAGCCGCAAAACCCGGCCAAGGTGGCCGCCGCGATCAAGCCGGATTACAGCCTGGGCTCCCACGTGGCCGCCCTCGGCGTGGACTTTTCCATCCCGCAGATGGGCGAGCAGTTTGCCGACGGCGTATTCGTCGGCGAGCACGGCAGCTGGAACCGCGACAACCCGGTGGGCTACAAGGTGATCTTCGTGCCGTTCAGCAATGGCAAGCCGTCCGGTGAGCCGATCGACTTCGCCACCGGCTTTCGCGGCGACGACGGCAAGACCCGTGGGCGCCCGGTGGGTGTGACGGTGGACCCGAAAGGTGCGCTGATCATCGCCGATGACCTGGCCAATACCGTTTGGCGCGTGACGCGTAATCAGTAG
- a CDS encoding LysR substrate-binding domain-containing protein — MNMLGKTLPPLASLLPFEAAARLESFSRAADELHVTQAAISRQIRGLEDNLGVKLFSRRNRAVFLTQEGRELGRVVSEALQSISEGAASLRASSHGNRVVLLCQLCEAFYWLMPRLSTFHQQYPHIEIQVVTSTRPLTEFNDPFDVALQSTHRASGAHPLMFTASDEVFPVCSPAYLSVEQPLPITGLQSHTFLHHSSDAPHLMEWDDWLRQFGQVLAGNTRSASYDSYPLMLQAAVEGHGIAMGWRRTASRLIDSGALVRTCAQSVHLPEAISVYRQQGVADRPEVAALLAWLEAQLKDEDV; from the coding sequence ATGAATATGCTCGGCAAAACCCTCCCGCCGCTCGCCAGTTTGTTGCCCTTTGAAGCGGCCGCGCGCTTGGAGAGTTTCTCCAGGGCGGCGGATGAGTTGCACGTTACCCAGGCCGCTATCAGTCGGCAGATTCGCGGGCTGGAAGACAATCTGGGCGTGAAGCTGTTTTCCCGGCGCAATCGCGCGGTGTTCCTCACCCAGGAAGGGCGTGAGCTTGGACGGGTGGTAAGTGAAGCGCTGCAAAGCATCAGCGAGGGTGCCGCCAGCCTGCGTGCCTCGTCTCACGGCAACCGGGTGGTACTGTTGTGCCAGTTGTGCGAGGCGTTTTACTGGCTGATGCCGCGCCTCTCGACCTTCCATCAGCAATACCCGCACATCGAGATCCAAGTGGTGACTTCGACTCGGCCGCTCACCGAGTTCAATGACCCTTTCGATGTGGCCCTGCAAAGCACCCATCGCGCCAGTGGCGCGCATCCGCTGATGTTCACCGCCTCTGATGAAGTGTTTCCGGTGTGCAGCCCCGCCTACCTGAGCGTGGAACAACCGTTGCCGATCACCGGATTGCAATCCCATACGTTTTTGCACCACAGCTCCGACGCGCCCCATTTGATGGAGTGGGACGACTGGCTACGGCAGTTTGGGCAGGTGCTGGCCGGGAATACACGCAGCGCCAGCTACGACAGTTACCCGCTGATGTTGCAGGCGGCCGTGGAGGGGCATGGTATTGCCATGGGCTGGCGGCGTACGGCGAGCCGGTTGATTGACAGTGGCGCGCTGGTGAGAACTTGTGCGCAGAGTGTGCATTTGCCTGAGGCCATTTCGGTGTACAGGCAGCAAGGCGTAGCGGACCGCCCGGAGGTTGCGGCGCTGTTGGCTTGGCTGGAGGCGCAGTTGAAGGATGAGGACGTGTAG
- a CDS encoding DMT family transporter, whose product MQTSVFLGVSLAVIATLGWALNFIAPYVTGDYSLFDFIAVRYLMAGALGSMGLILYRAQLRCLGPHQLWVATGLGVTGCLGYGACIAAGVVFGGPVLTPTFVSMVPVLLALLGNARHKTVPWRRLAIPLGFLTAGLLVSNLSSLQHGSTNSGDWLAGLFFSVVAVMVWVGFSVINQKHLQALAPCATGAWTALMLVGSGVATLCLVPVAQSLGLFKLPTLGFGFALAGPMYAWCAFIALMSTLIGAWAWNAATQRLPMVLSSQLIALESLFASLLGLCFNARWPTLMETAGMTAVLIGVLLAVRNILAARPPATTLHTLKEMRQ is encoded by the coding sequence ATGCAGACCTCCGTTTTCCTCGGCGTAAGCCTTGCCGTTATAGCAACTCTGGGCTGGGCGCTGAATTTCATCGCACCTTATGTCACCGGTGACTACAGCCTCTTTGACTTCATTGCAGTGCGCTACCTGATGGCCGGCGCGCTCGGCAGCATGGGGTTGATCTTGTATCGAGCCCAATTACGGTGTCTTGGCCCACACCAGTTGTGGGTTGCTACTGGACTCGGCGTTACCGGCTGTCTTGGCTATGGCGCCTGTATTGCCGCTGGCGTGGTCTTCGGCGGGCCGGTGTTGACGCCGACGTTTGTCAGCATGGTCCCGGTGTTGCTGGCACTGCTCGGCAACGCCAGGCACAAGACCGTGCCCTGGCGTCGGCTGGCCATCCCTCTGGGCTTTTTGACGGCAGGGTTGCTGGTGTCAAACCTCAGCAGCCTCCAACACGGTTCAACCAACAGTGGCGACTGGCTGGCAGGTCTGTTCTTTTCAGTGGTCGCGGTGATGGTCTGGGTGGGATTCAGCGTGATCAACCAGAAGCACTTGCAGGCCCTTGCGCCCTGCGCAACCGGCGCATGGACCGCGCTCATGCTGGTGGGCAGTGGTGTTGCCACCCTGTGCCTGGTACCGGTGGCGCAGAGCCTGGGCCTGTTCAAGCTGCCAACCCTCGGTTTCGGCTTTGCCCTGGCGGGACCGATGTATGCGTGGTGTGCGTTCATCGCGTTGATGTCGACCCTGATCGGCGCCTGGGCCTGGAACGCGGCAACCCAGCGTCTGCCGATGGTGCTGAGCAGCCAGCTGATAGCCCTTGAGTCACTGTTCGCCAGCCTGCTCGGCCTGTGTTTCAACGCGCGCTGGCCCACCCTCATGGAAACGGCGGGCATGACCGCAGTATTGATCGGCGTACTCCTGGCGGTTCGTAATATTCTGGCGGCCAGACCGCCCGCCACGACGCTTCACACCTTGAAGGAAATGCGGCAATGA
- a CDS encoding bifunctional helix-turn-helix transcriptional regulator/GNAT family N-acetyltransferase, with the protein MSTPLLVERAGIVRGFNRFYTHQIGVLQEHLLQSDYSLTEIRVMYELSSRGDLTSADLCQMLGLDAGYLSRLTSGFEKRGLIQKVRCATDARAVQLHLTDHGRAVLAPLEQQTQREVIALLDSLPEPQQRQLTAAMKRIQALLQGTAPSYLLRDPQPGDMGRVVQQQTAIYAREYGWNWEFEALVAEIVAKYLREFDPTCERCWIAEKDGEVVGSVFVIRHDQTTAKLRMLYVDASARGMGIGQRLVDECVRFASQAGYKSMLLWTVDILTDARKLYQKAGFELIEEEPMVSFGKSLVSQTWARQL; encoded by the coding sequence ATGTCCACCCCTTTGCTAGTCGAACGCGCCGGCATCGTGCGCGGCTTCAATCGCTTCTACACCCACCAGATCGGCGTGTTGCAGGAACACCTGCTGCAAAGCGATTACTCCCTCACCGAAATCCGCGTGATGTACGAGTTGTCTTCCCGGGGTGATCTCACCAGCGCCGACCTGTGCCAGATGCTCGGCCTCGACGCGGGTTACCTGAGCCGGCTGACCAGTGGCTTTGAAAAGCGCGGCCTGATCCAGAAAGTGCGCTGCGCCACCGACGCGCGCGCCGTGCAATTGCACCTCACCGACCATGGCCGCGCCGTGCTGGCGCCGCTGGAGCAGCAAACCCAGCGCGAAGTCATCGCCCTGCTCGACAGCCTGCCCGAGCCACAACAGCGGCAACTCACCGCAGCCATGAAACGTATCCAGGCCCTGCTGCAAGGCACGGCGCCCAGCTACCTGCTACGCGACCCGCAACCCGGCGACATGGGCCGGGTGGTGCAACAACAGACCGCGATCTATGCCCGTGAATACGGCTGGAACTGGGAGTTCGAAGCGCTGGTGGCGGAGATTGTCGCCAAGTACTTGCGCGAGTTTGATCCGACCTGCGAGCGTTGCTGGATCGCGGAAAAAGACGGTGAGGTGGTGGGCTCGGTGTTCGTGATCCGCCATGACCAGACCACGGCCAAGCTGCGCATGCTCTACGTGGATGCCAGCGCACGGGGCATGGGTATCGGCCAGCGCCTGGTGGATGAGTGTGTGCGCTTTGCCAGCCAGGCGGGTTACAAAAGCATGCTGTTGTGGACCGTGGATATTCTGACCGACGCCCGCAAGCTGTATCAGAAAGCCGGGTTCGAGTTGATAGAGGAAGAGCCGATGGTCAGCTTCGGCAAATCCCTGGTCAGCCAGACCTGGGCGCGCCAACTGTGA
- a CDS encoding MFS transporter produces MNLNEPIHAHRVGQAVGNYRWTICAMLFFATTVNYLDRQVLSLLAPQLSTQFGWSNTDYANIAAVFQFVYAISMLFAGRFVDKIGTKAAYVVAIGIWSTGAIMHAFSVPMGEGIAAISGAIGLAVIPVSIAGFMLSRAVLAIGEAGNFPIAIKATAEYFPKKERSLATGIFNSGANVGAILAPICVPLIAGLWGWEAAFIVIGGLGFVWVAVWIALYRKPEEQKRLSAAELAYIRSDQTVQPFIPVPAGAVEKKVSWFKLLTYRQTWAFAFGKFMTDGVWWFFLFWLPTYLSAQYGMKGADIVMPLAVLYSMTMVGSIGGGWFPSYFMARGDAPYDGRMKAMLVIALFPLVVLLAQPLGYISFWVPVLLIGVGASAHQAWSCNIFTTVSDMFPQKTVASVVGIGGMAGGLGGVVMTKIGGWVFDYYKSINDIHTGYMIMFAICALAYLVAWSVMKTLVPRHKEITDL; encoded by the coding sequence ATGAACTTGAACGAGCCCATCCACGCTCACCGCGTTGGCCAGGCGGTAGGCAACTATCGCTGGACCATCTGCGCGATGCTGTTCTTCGCAACGACCGTCAACTACCTCGACCGCCAGGTGCTCAGCCTGTTGGCACCGCAGTTGTCCACGCAATTTGGCTGGAGCAACACTGATTACGCGAACATCGCGGCGGTGTTCCAGTTTGTCTATGCGATCTCGATGCTGTTCGCTGGGCGCTTTGTCGACAAAATCGGCACCAAGGCGGCCTATGTGGTGGCGATCGGCATCTGGTCCACGGGCGCCATCATGCATGCGTTCTCGGTGCCGATGGGCGAGGGCATCGCTGCGATCAGCGGTGCGATCGGCCTGGCGGTGATCCCGGTGTCGATTGCCGGCTTCATGCTGTCCCGTGCGGTGCTGGCGATTGGCGAGGCGGGCAATTTCCCGATTGCGATCAAGGCCACCGCCGAGTATTTCCCCAAGAAAGAGCGCTCGCTGGCCACCGGTATCTTCAACTCCGGCGCCAACGTGGGCGCGATCCTGGCGCCGATCTGCGTGCCGTTGATTGCCGGTCTGTGGGGCTGGGAAGCGGCGTTTATCGTAATTGGCGGGCTCGGGTTCGTGTGGGTCGCGGTGTGGATCGCGCTCTACCGCAAGCCGGAGGAGCAAAAACGCCTGTCGGCCGCAGAACTGGCCTACATCCGCAGCGACCAGACCGTGCAGCCGTTCATACCGGTACCGGCCGGCGCCGTGGAGAAAAAAGTCTCATGGTTCAAATTGCTCACCTATCGCCAGACCTGGGCCTTTGCCTTCGGCAAGTTCATGACCGACGGCGTGTGGTGGTTTTTCCTGTTCTGGCTGCCCACCTACCTGTCAGCGCAGTACGGCATGAAAGGCGCGGATATCGTCATGCCGCTGGCGGTGCTGTACAGCATGACCATGGTCGGCAGCATCGGTGGCGGCTGGTTCCCCAGCTACTTCATGGCGCGCGGCGATGCACCCTATGACGGGCGTATGAAAGCCATGCTGGTGATCGCGTTGTTCCCGCTGGTGGTCTTGCTGGCGCAACCGTTGGGCTATATCAGCTTCTGGGTGCCGGTGCTGTTGATCGGCGTAGGCGCCTCGGCGCACCAGGCGTGGTCGTGCAACATCTTCACCACAGTGTCCGACATGTTCCCGCAGAAGACCGTGGCCTCGGTGGTCGGCATCGGCGGCATGGCCGGCGGCCTGGGCGGCGTGGTGATGACCAAGATCGGCGGCTGGGTGTTCGACTACTACAAGTCCATCAACGATATTCATACCGGTTACATGATCATGTTCGCGATCTGTGCGCTGGCCTACCTGGTGGCCTGGAGCGTGATGAAAACGCTGGTGCCGCGCCACAAGGAAATCACTGACCTGTAA
- a CDS encoding GNAT family N-acetyltransferase, whose amino-acid sequence MPAAHSRLVYRQPHPRDLQRLFAIFGDPQTNLFNPSGPMASLEVAQRLLDHWLAQWATQGYGWWAIARREAPDHIIGFGGIAPLDYLTERRINLGYRFAVEAWGQGYATELGLDALTLAFDRLGLPEVFGLVRPDHGASIRVLEKIGMQPFGVLDDVPGKAPSLVMRICHPTTAFA is encoded by the coding sequence ATGCCAGCCGCCCATTCCCGCCTTGTCTATCGCCAGCCACATCCGCGCGACCTGCAGCGATTGTTCGCGATCTTCGGCGACCCGCAGACCAACCTGTTCAATCCATCGGGCCCCATGGCCAGCTTGGAGGTGGCGCAACGCCTGCTGGATCACTGGCTCGCACAGTGGGCGACCCAAGGATACGGCTGGTGGGCGATTGCACGGCGCGAGGCGCCGGACCACATCATCGGCTTTGGCGGTATCGCGCCCCTCGACTACCTGACCGAGCGGCGCATCAATCTGGGTTACCGCTTTGCGGTGGAAGCCTGGGGGCAGGGCTATGCCACTGAGCTGGGGCTCGACGCGTTGACGCTGGCATTCGACAGACTGGGGTTGCCCGAGGTGTTCGGGCTGGTGCGACCGGATCACGGGGCCTCGATCCGGGTGCTGGAAAAGATCGGCATGCAGCCTTTTGGTGTGCTCGACGATGTACCGGGCAAGGCGCCCAGCCTGGTTATGCGGATTTGTCATCCTACAACTGCATTTGCCTGA
- the proP gene encoding glycine betaine/L-proline transporter ProP has product MKLRKKSVKPIGLKDITIVDDTKVRKAITAAALGNAMEWFDFGVYGFVAYVLGKVFFPDASPSVQMIAALGTFSVPFLIRPLGGLFFGALGDKYGRQKVLAATIVIMSLSTFAIGLIPSYASIGIWAPILLLLCKMAQGFSVGGEYTGASIFVAEYAPDRKRGFLGSWLDFGSIAGFVLGAGVVVLISSILGEADFESWGWRLPFFLALPLGIIGLYLRHALEETPAFQQHMDKMEQGDREGLTHGPKVSFKEVATKHWRSLLTCIGIVAATNVTYYMLLTYMPSYLSHNLHYKENSGVLIIIAIMVGMLFVQPFIGFVSDKIGRKPFIIAGSIGLLFLSIPAFMLITSGKIGLIFAGLLILAVILNFFIGVMASTLPAMFPTHLRYSALASAFNVSVLIAGVTPTAVAWLVESTNDLYMPAYYLMVFAVVGLVTGLTMKETANKPLRGAAPAASDMEEAKELLQEHHDNIEQKIEDIDAEIAELEAKRQNLVQQHPRIN; this is encoded by the coding sequence ATGAAATTACGTAAGAAAAGCGTCAAGCCCATCGGATTGAAAGACATCACCATCGTCGACGACACCAAGGTGCGCAAGGCAATTACCGCCGCGGCCCTGGGTAATGCCATGGAATGGTTCGACTTTGGCGTCTACGGGTTTGTCGCCTATGTGCTCGGCAAGGTGTTCTTCCCCGATGCCTCGCCCAGCGTACAAATGATCGCCGCACTGGGCACCTTCTCCGTGCCGTTCCTGATCCGTCCCCTGGGCGGCCTGTTCTTTGGTGCATTGGGCGATAAATACGGGCGGCAAAAGGTCCTGGCCGCGACCATCGTGATCATGTCCCTGAGCACCTTCGCCATCGGCCTGATCCCCTCCTACGCCTCGATTGGCATCTGGGCGCCGATCCTGCTGCTGCTGTGCAAAATGGCCCAGGGCTTCTCGGTGGGTGGCGAATACACCGGTGCGTCGATCTTCGTCGCAGAATACGCGCCGGACCGCAAGCGCGGCTTCCTCGGCAGTTGGCTGGACTTCGGCTCCATCGCCGGCTTCGTGCTGGGCGCCGGCGTGGTGGTGCTGATTTCCAGCATCCTGGGCGAAGCCGACTTCGAGTCGTGGGGCTGGCGCCTGCCGTTCTTCCTTGCCCTGCCCCTGGGCATCATCGGCCTGTACCTGCGTCACGCCCTGGAGGAAACCCCGGCGTTCCAGCAGCACATGGACAAAATGGAACAAGGCGACCGCGAAGGCCTGACCCACGGCCCCAAAGTCTCGTTCAAGGAGGTCGCGACCAAGCACTGGCGCAGCCTGCTGACCTGCATTGGCATCGTCGCGGCCACCAACGTGACCTATTACATGCTGCTCACCTACATGCCGAGCTACCTGTCCCATAACCTGCACTACAAAGAAAACAGCGGCGTGCTGATCATCATCGCGATCATGGTCGGCATGCTGTTCGTGCAGCCGTTCATCGGTTTTGTCAGCGACAAGATCGGCCGCAAGCCGTTCATCATCGCTGGCAGTATCGGCCTGCTGTTCCTGTCCATTCCCGCCTTCATGCTGATCACCAGCGGCAAGATCGGCTTGATCTTCGCCGGTCTGCTGATCCTCGCGGTGATCCTCAACTTCTTTATCGGCGTGATGGCCTCGACCCTCCCCGCGATGTTCCCGACCCACTTGCGCTACAGTGCATTGGCCAGCGCGTTCAATGTCTCGGTATTGATCGCCGGCGTCACCCCGACCGCCGTGGCCTGGCTGGTGGAAAGCACCAACGACCTGTACATGCCCGCCTACTACCTGATGGTGTTTGCCGTGGTCGGCCTGGTCACCGGCCTGACCATGAAGGAAACCGCCAACAAGCCATTGCGTGGCGCGGCACCGGCGGCGTCGGACATGGAAGAAGCCAAGGAGTTGTTGCAGGAACATCACGACAATATCGAGCAGAAGATCGAAGACATCGACGCCGAGATTGCCGAGCTGGAAGCCAAGCGCCAGAACCTGGTGCAGCAGCATCCACGCATCAACTAA
- a CDS encoding GAF domain-containing protein: MVPSVTAPQSLLSADERAAIAEIEATTSILQLVTRLTGMRFAGIAKFTDLEWVVCSVHDTVDMGIHVDDVLDLETTLCSEFCINPQTLFIPQISQSGRFAARPVVKQFAIESYAGAPIFLPDGRLFGALCALDSRAMLFEDPNLPETLSLFARLIGCIFFANLTPRDT, translated from the coding sequence ATGGTTCCAAGCGTCACCGCACCACAGTCGTTGCTCAGCGCAGATGAACGCGCCGCCATCGCCGAAATAGAAGCCACCACCAGCATCCTGCAACTGGTCACCCGCTTGACCGGCATGCGCTTCGCCGGCATCGCCAAATTCACCGACCTGGAATGGGTGGTCTGCTCCGTGCACGACACCGTCGACATGGGCATTCACGTCGACGACGTACTCGACCTGGAAACCACGCTGTGCAGCGAGTTCTGCATCAACCCACAGACCCTGTTCATCCCGCAGATCAGCCAGAGCGGCCGCTTCGCCGCGCGCCCGGTGGTCAAGCAATTCGCTATCGAGAGCTACGCCGGTGCACCGATCTTCCTGCCCGACGGCCGCCTGTTCGGCGCACTGTGCGCGCTGGATTCGCGGGCAATGCTGTTCGAAGACCCCAACCTGCCGGAAACTCTGAGCCTGTTTGCGCGGCTGATCGGGTGCATTTTCTTCGCCAACCTGACGCCCCGTGACACCTGA